DNA from Chloroherpetonaceae bacterium:
CAAGAAAATTTTTCAGCGGCAACCGTTTGGCTCAGCTGCGCTCTTTGAGAGGATAGATGCAGGTCATTTGAATCGTTCACCTTACATGTCATTCCCGCAAGTCGCTATGCGACGCGTCGGGAATCGAGCATACCCATCAATCTGTCGCATTCAGGATTCCGGACAAGCCGGAATGACGAATTGGAAAAGCGTGCAGGATTGAGCGGCGAGCTTGCCGAGCCTCATAAAGCCACGGAATGACAAACTGTGAGGTGGTTGAGCTTGTCGAAACCACCGTGTTGAAAGCCTTATGTTTTGTCATTTCGAACGAAGCAGAGCGGAGTGAGAAATCTCAATTGTGCGGATAGTCGGAGATTTCTCGCCGTGCTCGAAATGACCTGTATGAATGCAAGTGGTTTCGACGGGCTCAACCACCACGCCATTTTTCACTTACGGTAAAGGAAAAAAGCAATCTGTGAAACTCCGTTAAATCCGCGTCATCCGCGTTCCATTAAGGGTTCGGAAAAGATTCGGTTGAAGTTCCAAAAATCTTCTTCAACTCCCGTTCAACCTTTTCACCGGCATCCATTGTTTCAAGCGGGTCGCGGCGCAGCCGGTGCCGAAGTGCAGCGGTGGATACCGCTAAGATGTCTTCTACCGTTGCTTCGTTTCGCCCCTCGTAAGCCGCATGAGCAGAGGCCGTGCGCATCACGGTAAGTTCTCCGCGGTGACCGTCGATTCCCAAGTTCATACAAAGCAAGGCTATCTTTGAAAGCAACTCATCGGGCATCGTCACTGAATCAACCAATGATTTTGCTTTTTCAATTTTGGATTGCAGTGCTTTTTGTTCCGGCTCCCATTCTTTCAAAAATTCTTTCGGGTTTTCATCAAAGCTGCGGCGACGCTTGACAATCTCAACCCTTTTCGCCACATCATTAATGGTATTAATTCTCGCATGAAGCCCGAATCGGTCGAGAAGCTGCGGACGAAGCTCGCCTTCTTCAGGGTTTCCTGAACCAACAAGCACAAACCGTGCCGGATGCTGAATGCTAATTCCTTCACGCTCAACCGTATTTCTTCCGCTTGCCGCCGAATCAAGCAAGACATCCACCAAGTGATCATCAAGCAAATTGACTTCATCGATATACAAAAAGCCGCGATTCGCTTTCGCAAGCAAACCCGGCTCAAATGCTTTTGCGCCTTTGGTGAGCGCCTGTTCAATATCGATGGTGCCGCACACACGGTCTTCCGTTGCGCCTAAAGGCAAATCAACCACCGGTACAGGAATTTTCTCAACATGCGGGTGTTTGGCATGAGCCGTTTCATGCAAGTATTCTTTCAACGAGCGGTTGTAGGGGTCGTTTTGCACGCGTTCAATTTCAGGCAGCACATCTGCAAGAGCACGAACTGTGGTGCTTTTCCCCGTTCCGCGATGCCCCATCACTAAAACGCCACCGATTCTCGGATTGATAATATTGAGAATCAAACACAATTTCATTTCCTCTTGCCCCACAATCGCCGTGAATGGAAACACCAATTCCCCCTTTGGTTTCATTACAGGCTTTGGTGCATGATGCTCCTCATGATGCGTTTTTGATTTTGGATTTGGACTCGATTTCTTCAAAGAGGGAACTGGTTTCTTGCTTGGTTTGGTGCGTTTTGAAAGGGAAACGCCGGTTTTTTTGGTCATAGTGATTGTATTCAAAGATTGTGAAATTCGCTTTCACCTGCGCCCGAATTCGAGATGGTTTTGGTTGCAAAGTTAAGGAATTTGTCAGTTCAAAGGAGAGTGAAAAATGCGAGGCGTTTCCAAAAATACTTTCATGTCATTCCCGCAAGTCGCGAAGCGACGCGTCGGGAATCTGTGGTGAGCGCAACATTCATCTCGTGCAGGATTCTGCTGCGAGTTTACTGAGTATTTATAAAAGCCCGGAGTGACAATTGTGGTGGCCACGGCTTGTCGAAATGCCCCCCTTCACGACACGGTGGTTTCGACGAGCTCAACCACCTCAATTAAGTGTATTAATCCTGTTTATCATTAAATCATAAAAATCATAGTTCAGACAGTGGTTTCGACAAGCTCAACCACCCCGCTGAATCGCGCTCGCCGCCGCCAAAACATCCGCTGCCTTCATCTCGGCAAGGCACTTCGGTTCGCCGAATTTACACACCGTTGAAACACACGGCGCACACGAAAGACCCGAAACTCTCAGCCCTATTGAATTCTCCAAATGATACGGATGCGTGTTCCGCTCATCACCGGCACCGTTGAGTACAACGGTTGGCGACCCCACCGCATTCGCCAAATGCGCCGTTCCCGAATCCGTAGAAATCACCAAATCACACCCCGCAAGCACCGACGCAAGTTCCACCACCGATGTCTTCCCGCCCAAATTCAGCATTCGCTCAGGCGCAGATATCATCGATTGAAACGCATCAAGATACGCGCGTTCTTTTGCAATGCCGGTAACGATTAGTTGCACACGCGGGTCGCGGAGTAAGTCTTCTGCAAGTTCAATACCCAAGCGAAGAGGAACAACCTTCGAAGGGCTTTCGGAACAAAGGTTCAACACAATCTTCTTCATTCCTGCAAAGGGCAAAAGCAGGGGAGAAGGTATGACTTTAAGTTTTGCTTCAAGCGGTGCAAGTGTTTGCGAAGCCGGCGC
Protein-coding regions in this window:
- the bchI gene encoding magnesium chelatase ATPase subunit I, coding for MKPKGELVFPFTAIVGQEEMKLCLILNIINPRIGGVLVMGHRGTGKSTTVRALADVLPEIERVQNDPYNRSLKEYLHETAHAKHPHVEKIPVPVVDLPLGATEDRVCGTIDIEQALTKGAKAFEPGLLAKANRGFLYIDEVNLLDDHLVDVLLDSAASGRNTVEREGISIQHPARFVLVGSGNPEEGELRPQLLDRFGLHARINTINDVAKRVEIVKRRRSFDENPKEFLKEWEPEQKALQSKIEKAKSLVDSVTMPDELLSKIALLCMNLGIDGHRGELTVMRTASAHAAYEGRNEATVEDILAVSTAALRHRLRRDPLETMDAGEKVERELKKIFGTSTESFPNP
- a CDS encoding glycosyltransferase family 9 protein, whose product is MSTLVSSSIPQNKTPHRILFRSPNWLGDVVMSLGFVKRLREAYPKSEIIGIAKKGLEPLLSLSAPLTAVYGFSKTEHRGVLGLRSFAHSILKSHGEFDLFISLPESFSTALLGWFTGAKVRVGFGGEFRSLLLSSSLPKPQNLHRTEEYAALLNPAFHHYAPASQTLAPLEAKLKVIPSPLLLPFAGMKKIVLNLCSESPSKVVPLRLGIELAEDLLRDPRVQLIVTGIAKERAYLDAFQSMISAPERMLNLGGKTSVVELASVLAGCDLVISTDSGTAHLANAVGSPTVVLNGAGDERNTHPYHLENSIGLRVSGLSCAPCVSTVCKFGEPKCLAEMKAADVLAAASAIQRGG